GGCAAACCCAGGAAGTAGGGTGTTGGTTCTAGAATCATTCATTTGAATTTTCGCTGAAAAGCCAACAAGTTGGTCGATGGAATGTGATTCTGGCGACCTGTGTATCCCAACCTTTTGAGGTCCTCCAAAAGCATTCATGCAATCATTTGATTTAGTTGGAAGATTAAAAACTTGTTCATAATTCTTCCCATGAGCTGCGGCAGATGCACCTACGGAACTCCTGAGGTCTGGTTGTGTTACAGAAGAACCAAATGATGTTGAAGGATGGATTAGTAAGAATATGTCGTCATTGCATGGAATTTCCGTATCCTCAGAGTTCAACGTGCAGAAGATCTGGCCATCGCTGAGTTCAGTGATATCagatgactttgaggaaacattAACCACTGACTGCGGATTTATTTGTTCTTCTCCAGGAGAAGAGGTTGCAGTGGCTTCCAATACCACAGGATTTGCAGTTGGCGAAAGCGTAAAATTAGTTTCTGAAACTGTTACTGTCTCAATATTAACTACTGCAACATCATTTTCCTGATAGTCAATATGAGAATCCTGAATAACTGGAGTGATATTACTAGAACAATGTTGATCCTCTGCATGCATTTCCTCCACATCCATCAGGAGAATCTCACTCTCGTTTGAAAGGTTCAAAAGTGAATCTGGGTCTGCAAATTCAACTGTGTGCACTGCAGATCTATTTCCCTGACCATTAGCACAATCATGAAGCATATCATCAGAAACCTGATCCACATCTTGCAGGCACATGCCAGGTATGGGAGGAGCCGATATGTCTTGTACTCTCAAGTGACGTAAGTGAGGTTGTTCAGATGCAAATGCGATTTCTTGAAAAGAATAGTCGTCTGACTTGGTGGTTTTAAATGGTAAGCCCTCAAATTCAACTGAAACATTTCCAGCATTTTCATTTCTTGAACAATGTTTGAGAGTAAACGAGCCGTTTCTATTTTCGATATTTGCATTCAACATATTGTTTCCGGTACCTCGTAATGATGGAGAAACATTCTTATCAAATCCATAACGTCCGAGCATTCCCTTCGGGCAATTTTCTTCAATGGAGCGTGGACAGAGAGTCCGAGATACATTTGTTGTATCCGAAGCCACAGTAATATCCCTTACCGTTTCTGGAAAGGCATGCCGTAGAATATACAAGTCTTCTTCCTGTAGCCGCAAATCATCCGAAATACTATCACCAAGAATGCAATTTTGACCCATAGAATTACTATCAAGTGTCACCCGCTTCTGAAAATCAGCACCATGCCCACTGAATTCAAGAGCATCAGGTTCGAATAAACTTAAAGCGGAGTTACTGAAAAATTCACTACGAAATTTTTTTCGCATGGCATAATATTTCCTTCGGATACTGCCCAATTTCCTCTTCTGTGAGATCTCTTTATTTCCTTTCAAGTTATTATCTGATCTAACAAACTTCGATGAAGGGTTGAAGCCAGAAATCTCAAGCTCAAACATGTGAGCAGATGATTGACCTGAAATATCTGGATCATAGAGAAGAGAGTGCCATCTGTCACGCAGTTCTCGTAAAGTAAATCTGCGAGAAAATTGGACTGCACCTTTAGCGAGTGCTTCCAAGGATGCACCACCCTGAGCAAGAAACATAAAGTATCAGATTTACGGCATTGCTAGAACAAAGGTCTAATAGAAATTAGACAAGCAAGTGCTGCAACAGTTTATTATCAGTAGGAAAGGAAATTATACGCTTTAGCACTGATATTCACAGAAATTTACTTTTCAATATCTCTATCTACCCAttcattttgtt
This sequence is a window from Primulina huaijiensis isolate GDHJ02 chromosome 13, ASM1229523v2, whole genome shotgun sequence. Protein-coding genes within it:
- the LOC140991506 gene encoding uncharacterized protein, which gives rise to MAKAPPVAARWIPEDDLLLKNAVEGGASLEALAKGAVQFSRRFTLRELRDRWHSLLYDPDISGQSSAHMFELEISGFNPSSKFVRSDNNLKGNKEISQKRKLGSIRRKYYAMRKKFRSEFFSNSALSLFEPDALEFSGHGADFQKRVTLDSNSMGQNCILGDSISDDLRLQEEDLYILRHAFPETVRDITVASDTTNVSRTLCPRSIEENCPKGMLGRYGFDKNVSPSLRGTGNNMLNANIENRNGSFTLKHCSRNENAGNVSVEFEGLPFKTTKSDDYSFQEIAFASEQPHLRHLRVQDISAPPIPGMCLQDVDQVSDDMLHDCANGQGNRSAVHTVEFADPDSLLNLSNESEILLMDVEEMHAEDQHCSSNITPVIQDSHIDYQENDVAVVNIETVTVSETNFTLSPTANPVVLEATATSSPGEEQINPQSVVNVSSKSSDITELSDGQIFCTLNSEDTEIPCNDDIFLLIHPSTSFGSSVTQPDLRSSVGASAAAHGKNYEQVFNLPTKSNDCMNAFGGPQKVGIHRSPESHSIDQLVGFSAKIQMNDSRTNTLLPGFAYKVNGDPGKGGLVHTISNTPSNRSTEKEVAGVAIRVRDSPSTVTFPESVDNSSGSDQEESLIDAEVPYFSDIEAMILEMDLDPYEQDSVITRQATSYMCDDTKRTIVRLEQGARSCLQRVMMSQGALAVLYGRHLRHYITKPEIVLGRSTEDADVDIDLRKEGRANKISRRQAIIKMEADGSFFLKNLGKSSMSVNGMTIETGQLLSLSCSCLIEIKGMSFMFEINERYVKQYLVNFGHKNKKSIKFEQLARR